TCAATGGTAACTAATTTACAGTTCCTATGACCCTCAACATGAAAACTTGACAAACATGAGATTTTCGACCGTGTAGTAACAATCATGGACATCTCCTAATTAATATTGGCTCTCAGCATGAAAACACGACCCATATGTGGTTTTTGACCAAGTCGTGACAAACATCAAAGTCAACCTTTGTTTTATTCTTTTATGGTAACCAACATGCAACTCCCATGGCGCTAGGTGCGAAAAGTGGTCGTGCGGCTTCCTGCCGTGTTGCGACAAACATCGGCGTTTATCTCCCATGTTATCCCTCTTGTGTAACCAATATTGGCTCTCGGCATGAAAATGTAACGCACATGCATCTTTCAACCGCGTTGCGACAAACAACAACGTCAGTCTCCCGTTGTATCCCTCTCATGTAACCAATATTGGCTCTCGGCATGAAAATGTAACCCGTCAGTCTCGCGTTGTATCCCTCTCTTGTAACCAATATTGTCTCTCAGCGTGAAAGCACGACCCACGTGCGGTTTTCGACCAGATCGCGACAAACATCTATGTCAACCAGTGTTTTATCCATATCCGGTAACCAACATGCAACTCCCATAACTCTAGGAGCGAAAAAGTGGCCCACATGTGAATATCTACCACGCCGCGCTAAACATCGACGTTGGTCTCCCACATTTTGCCTCACGAGTAACTAATATTGGCTCCCAGTACAGAAACGTAACCCATAAGCGGTTTCCGACCGCGTAACGACAAACATCCACAAAAGTGACCCACTTGCGACAAACATCGACAAAAACGACAATCACCACATGACGACAAACATCATTGTGAACCCCTTGCTTTATCCCTCTCTTGTAACCAACATGCAATTCCCATGGCTCTAGGCGCAAAAAAAAGTGACCAACGTGCGGCTTTCTACCGCGCCCTGACAAACATCCACGTTGGTCTCCCGTGTTATCCCTCTTGAGTAATCAATATTGTCTCCCGTCCTGAAAACGTAACCCACATGCGGTTTCCGACCGTGACACGACAAACATTGGCGTCGGTCCCTAGCTTTATCCCTCTTCGGTATCCAATATTGGCTCTCAGCAATAACTTGACCATCATGTGGTGTCAACCATTTCTTGACAAGTATTGATGTCGGTCTCGTTTGTTATCATCCTCTGATACCAATATGCAACTCATATGGCTCCCGTCGTGAAAACAAGGCATACATGCAGTTTTTGACCATGTCATGGCAAACATCAACATGGATCTCCCGTTTTATTCCTCTTCGGTAACTAATATTGGCTTTGAAAATGAAAACATAACCCACATGTGGTTTTCATCTTTTGTCCGTGTTGCGACAGACATCACGTCAATCTCCTAATGTATCCATCTCTGGTAACTAATATACAACTTCTATGACTCTCCACGCACCGACGAAGAAATTATCATGTACCAAATGGTTGTTAGCATGGGTTTGTAAGGCCTAGTGACGAGGAAAGGTATTTTATTTGCATGCATAGGAATATGATGGATTGCAGATAAACCAACACCGTAACCACTTCTAAAATAAGAAAGTAAGAATAAATTAGCACCAAACACTGTGTTAACATCACAATGAGCAATGATGTCGCTAAATGCCCTTTGGCAGCACCAAAGTCTTCTAGGTTGTTCGGTGCCTTTGGACGAACACTCCAAGTAAACTGAAAGTCAGATGAGTTGTCAACAAAAGTAATACGttaagagctactccctccgtttcaaattactcgtcgtggttttagttcaaatttaaactaaaaccatgacgagtaatttggaacggagggagtagaaggctAAGAACTCGTTTCTTTGTATAACTGGCGGCCATTTGTCAGATCAATAGCGCCAACAGCAATGGATTCACCACGTACTCCAGTCTACTATACAAAAGTGGACGTGATGTAAACGGCGAAAACTTGATTTTCAAGTGATCATGATGGCGGTGGCGTCTAATTAACTTTTTTTTGAACACACGTCCGCTAATTAACTTGTAGTACGTGATATACGTGACGGCAACAGACTTTCTGGCCTTATACCAGTACTGGATCGCATGGGTGTTTCTTTTCTTTTAAGAAAAGATATGACATGTCCACACACTTGGTTATCAAAAAAATCATGGCTAGTTCCGAAGAATGGAAGTTTGGCATTTTTATATGTTTCTTGGACAGATGTTTCTTTTTTAGTGGAAAGACAATGCTCTTGTAGTTTCTCCAAAATAGCAATTGTGACCCCACTGTTAAAATAGAGTGCTAATTATTACTCCCTTGTTtcaaaataagtgactcgactttgtactaactttatataCTAAAGTTGGTACAAAGTTAagtcacttattttaggacgaATGGAGTATTTTTTAGATGGATGACTATTAGCCACAAATGGTGAAAACTAAGTACTCCTACTAATTTAAGTATAATCAGAATGACGAGTGGGCATGGTGGTACGCATGCCCTGTCCGTCGGGATATGTCAAGCTCCGAATTTGACGTCATGGGTGTGTGCATGCGATAGATAGAAGTCTCTATCAACATGGAAAAGCTTATGTACGTGTCTCTTATTTAGTTTGTAATGAGCGTGTATGAGTGACAGTGTGTATTTGCTTGCGTACAAGCGTCGTACTCCCTTCTTTCAAAAaataactttagtataaagttgagtcatttattttgggtCGGAGTGATATATCCTATGTTTAGAATATATTTTATAATTAATACGTACAATAAAGGAGTAAAGCTCCATGCATGTGCCATGTGGCACGCCAGGACCACAAAGCAGACCTAATGTTCCGGCTCTATGCACCTCCCCGATCCATATTTCTGACCTCCACAGCCCCCACAAGGGCACACACTGCTCGTCGAACTCAAGCGCACGAACGCCAAGTACCGTGGCTGACGGCGACGGCGAATAAGATGGTGAGCAGCACCAACGAGGTGCGGAGGACGGTGCAGGAGaggccggtggtggtggtggggcggcCGGAGTGCTGCCTGGCGGTCGTGGCCCGGCACCTGCTCCTGCGGCAGGGCGTGAACCCGACGGTGCTGGAGGTCAGCTACGACGCCGACCCGGCGGCGCTCGTCTACGCGCTCCGGTCCAAGGACGACAACACCAAGTTGGTCACCGACGTCGCCTTACCGGTGGTGTTCGTCGGAGGTAGGCTGTTGGGTGGGCTGGACCGACTCATTACCATGCACATCGCCGAAGAGCTCGTGCCGCTCCTGAGGCAGGCAGGAGCCCTGTGGCTCTGAACCTTCCTTGATGACATGCTGCCCGCTAATGGATGCCAGTCTGAATCAGTTATAAGCTTCCATTCCATGTGTGCGAGTGCTTTGTTTCCTGTTTTTTCCCCAATGTATTATGTCTGCATGCCATATACTCCATCTAGTATTGTAAGCTTCCTTCATCCTTCAAGAAATGGCAAATAAACCGAGTTTGTTCATAAGATCGACTTGCGCAAAAGGCCTTGGAATCATCCCACCGactttcatttcatttcatttcattttattttattttagcgAGGCGGCTTTCAGATTGTTTTTTTTACAAAGGCTTTCAGGTTGTTGAATAGGCTCGAGGAAGTCATGAATTTTGTAAGTTCTCAACTTTTGCTGACTTGTGTCATGCGACACAATTGTCTTAGGTTAGGAGGTTGGTTGAGGTCATGAGTGTGGATCGAACAAGACTAATAATTTTAATACTCCCTCTggttctttttactccgcatataaattttgtcttaagtcaaacttcAAAAGGTTTAATCATATTTATATAAAATATATATATTAATATCTACCATACTAAGTTATACAATGTGAAAATTAAAGCCACGAgacatctaatgatattgatttcgtATTGTGAATGTTCATTAATTCTATATGAAATTTTGATTTCAGACAGATCTTATATGGGAAACAAAAATGACTGGATGGAGGAATAAAACAAAGAAGGAACTTTACCGTTTCCAGCAAAATTCGGTCGTTGAAGCGAGACAATAGTTACGGAAAAGTCTTTTATCAACCGACGAAACATTTTCGAAAGGAAGAGAGTTCAGGAGTTTGACCCCCATTACCAACGTCGGCTATTAGTGCTAGATTGGACGTGCGCATTGGAATAAGTCTTCTAAAAGACCGACGTCAGCCCGCAAAAAGGATAGGCGTTATGTTTTTATATTGATATCTTATAATATTTTCAATAAAAAGGCAGAATTTATTAGCTTAAAATGAAGCACTAAGGGGATACACACAGAAAGAGCATGCACTGGTACCCGGTCTTTGCATAATGCATATAGTCAACACTAACACACGTAAGAAAATCACGTCGGCAGCTAGCAAAATCAAACAAGACCAAAACTATGTCTTGGTGGAATATAAAAAGAACAAAACTCCGAAGCAATCAAAACAATGATCAACAATCTATCCCAacaaccatatccgcaccaaccatctttTGACATCAGCAATACAATGAGAAAAACTCTTCACCAGCAACACCTTTAGGAAGGAAACGATGCTCAAGCGACGTCATTGCCGGATCCAACCACCGAAGGTCGGATCATTAATTTTCACCCTAAAGAACAAGTCTGAGCAATttcaagcaatgccttcaacaatgtaacgatataagagcatctccaacaggcgcgctaaaTAAGCCGCACGCTGGTTAAAACGGCCATATAGCGCGCGCGATCGAAAGTTGCGCTCCAGCAACCGCGCTATAATCCCGCGCGGTATACAAGGCTCAGCGCGCTGGGGAAAACTGCATCGCGTGCTTCTTATTTGGTGCGACCGCTCGCGCGCGCTGGGCAAGCCAATCGGGCGCGCGAATCTCACCAACCGCCGGATCTGAAACCTCTAGGCGCTGGCGCCTCCGCCCGCACCTTCCCGCATTCGCGCCCGCGACCCGTCGGCGCTTCCCCCGCCTATCCCCAGTGCGCCGCCGCTTCCCCTACTTCTCCCGGTGGTCGCCGCTGCttctctcctcgccgccgccaaccAAGCGCACCGTTCCTCAGACGAACAACACCCGGCGATCGTTTGCAGCTCGGCGCCCACAAGGTGTTTGAAAAAACACTTGCAAGGTATATATTGCTTTTAACTTCACATTTGtagatgaatttggtgcatgttgtttgtagttttaAATTAGTTTACATTCAAGTTTGTAGAGATGAGTTCGTCCGACGATTCTTCCGATGAAGAATTTCATCTTCAAGAGGAGGACGtcgcaatgatcctagctatgcacgtCAATAAAaagccgaagcacggtggttcgatTTTCGGTCGTTAGAAATTGTGGAGGGAAAGGATCGATGCCCACAATAGATTGATGAGGAACTATTTTTTGGACAATCCCACATACCCGAGTCCTATTTCGGCGCCGTTTTAGGATGAGCATTGAGTTGTTCAAACACATTGCGGAGAAATTGGGGAGCCATGAtcggttttttcagcaaaggaggaatgccgccggagaactCAGGCATAGCACCTTTCAAAAGGTGACCACcactttgcgtatgttggcatacagtATTTCGGCGCATCTAGTTGATGACCACTTGGCCATGGGTGAAAGTCAAGTCagcatgtgtgtcaagcgcttcgcagttagaattgtgcaagtgtttggtgCGGAATATTTGAGagctcccaatgctgaagacaccGCAAGGCTTTTGGAGATAAACAAAGCTTGCGGGTTCCCaagtatgcttggctcaatagattgcatgcattagAGTTGGAAGAACTATCCTAAGGTATGGCATGGACAATTCCATGgccaaaaaagggttccactataatccttggaATGGTGGCCGATCatgagacttggatttggcatgcttttttcGGAATGCCTGGATCTTGCAATGGCATCAATGTTCTTCAACGTTCACCACTCATGAATAGGATTGCAGATGGTGAAACTCCACTAGTtgagtttgtagcaaatggccatacatataactatggctactatcttgcagatggcatCTACCCAAgatggcaaacatttgtgaagccgttgacGGCACTgcaaggtaagaaaaatcttgatttccacaatgctcaggcggcggctaggaaagatgtggagagagcttttgggattttgcaagtcaATTTggtattgtgagaggaccggctagattttgggatcaaaatatCCTTTGGTACATCATGGACGCTTGTGTGaccatgcataacatgatcatcgagaatgagcgtgggcAAGATTTAGACTATTCTCAGTAAGAGTTGATGGGACATCCCGTGCAATGGTGGAGGAGGGCTGCGAGGGCGGCCCGCTctgttgcctcctatcatgtcaTTCGACGTGCTGAAATGCATGATGACCTTCAAAAAGATCTAATCAAGGACGGCTGGTCATGAAATGGGCGACACTATTCAGGAAATATTTTTTGTATTGAAGATAGaatatttgtttgagttgtaataataaTTGAAGTATTTATTGTTGACTTATTTTCTGTGTGTTTGATCTTTTTGGTTCTATGTTGAGTGAGAAATATTGTTTGTGCTCGGTGGGCAATCTATAATTTAGCACGCCTGCTAGAGCGCTACCTGCGGTGCGAATTATATAATGCTTCTCGTAAAGCAAAACACCAGCATAGCACGCGAAAACGCTATTCCGGCGCTACAAAATAATTAGCGTTTCGCGCAACCGcgcatctgttggagatgctctaagaaacaTCTTCATTGCCAGATATAACTAACAAGGGTCAGACATCGGGTTTTCACCCCGGAGTTCAATACTGGTGCTTGAAAAAGCACCACTAAATCGAACTCATCATGTTACATGCATGGCACGGTCTTGACGTGAGGTGTCATGCAAGTGAAAAACATGCTCGAACAAGCAGGCAGTCAAGCCATGACAAGCCACCAATAGCCTAAGCAA
This region of Triticum aestivum cultivar Chinese Spring chromosome 2D, IWGSC CS RefSeq v2.1, whole genome shotgun sequence genomic DNA includes:
- the LOC123048925 gene encoding monothiol glutaredoxin-S3-like — its product is MCHVARQDHKADLMFRLYAPPRSIFLTSTAPTRAHTARRTQAHERQVPWLTATANKMVSSTNEVRRTVQERPVVVVGRPECCLAVVARHLLLRQGVNPTVLEVSYDADPAALVYALRSKDDNTKLVTDVALPVVFVGGRLLGGLDRLITMHIAEELVPLLRQAGALWL